The following coding sequences are from one Aggregicoccus sp. 17bor-14 window:
- the clpP gene encoding ATP-dependent Clp endopeptidase proteolytic subunit ClpP: protein MNIPYVIENTHRGERSYDLYSRLLKDRIIMLGTAIDDDVANVIVAQLLFLESEDPEKPISLYINSPGGVVTAGLAIYDTMQHVRPPVATICVGQAASMASILLLAGAKGLRQALPHARIMLHQPHGGAQGQATDIALQAKEILRLKSLVNALVHRHTGHALERIEQDTERDYYLSAEEARQYGVIDTVVDRLNASTASGG from the coding sequence GTGAACATCCCCTATGTGATCGAGAACACCCACCGCGGCGAGCGCAGCTACGACCTCTACAGCCGGCTGCTCAAGGACCGCATCATCATGCTCGGCACGGCGATCGACGACGACGTGGCGAACGTCATCGTGGCGCAGCTGCTCTTCCTCGAGAGCGAGGACCCGGAGAAGCCCATCAGCCTGTACATCAACTCGCCGGGCGGCGTGGTGACGGCGGGGCTCGCCATCTACGACACCATGCAGCACGTGCGGCCGCCCGTGGCGACCATCTGCGTGGGGCAGGCGGCGAGCATGGCCTCCATCCTGCTGCTCGCCGGGGCGAAGGGCCTGCGCCAGGCGCTGCCCCACGCGCGCATCATGCTGCACCAGCCGCACGGCGGGGCGCAGGGGCAGGCCACGGACATCGCGCTGCAGGCGAAGGAGATCCTCCGGCTCAAGAGCCTGGTGAACGCGCTGGTGCACCGGCACACCGGACACGCGCTCGAGCGCATCGAGCAGGACACCGAGCGCGACTACTACCTGAGCGCGGAGGAGGCGCGGCAGTACGGCGTCATCGACACCGTGGTGGACCGGCTCAACGCGTCCACGGCGAGTGGAGGATGA
- a CDS encoding metalloregulator ArsR/SmtB family transcription factor: MQALTALADPTRRAIVEMLARGERSAGEVVDAFELSAPAVSQHLKVLRDAGLVQVRAEGQRRIYTLDTRGLEELDAWMGRIRGFWTGRLDVLERKLRDADAPRKGRSR; the protein is encoded by the coding sequence GTGCAAGCCCTCACTGCCCTCGCCGACCCGACCCGCCGCGCCATCGTGGAGATGCTCGCGCGAGGCGAGCGCTCGGCCGGCGAGGTGGTGGACGCGTTCGAGCTGAGCGCCCCGGCGGTATCGCAGCACCTCAAGGTGCTGCGGGACGCGGGGCTCGTGCAGGTGCGCGCGGAGGGGCAGCGGCGCATCTACACCCTGGACACGCGCGGGCTCGAGGAGCTGGACGCCTGGATGGGGCGCATCCGCGGCTTCTGGACGGGCCGGCTGGATGTGCTGGAGCGGAAGCTGCGCGACGCGGACGCGCCGAGGAAGGGACGGAGCCGATGA
- a CDS encoding VOC family protein — protein MGVHYLEIVTPDVDATCALYARVHGLSFGPPDPELGQARVATRADGSLVGIRKPLAAHEAPILRTYLEVADIEKAAKEAEAAGALVAYGPTKQGQRGTFAIVIQGGVQHGLWQR, from the coding sequence ATGGGAGTCCACTACCTGGAGATCGTCACCCCCGACGTGGACGCCACGTGCGCGCTCTACGCGCGCGTGCACGGCCTGAGCTTCGGCCCGCCAGACCCGGAGCTCGGGCAGGCCCGCGTGGCGACGCGCGCGGACGGCTCCCTGGTCGGCATCCGCAAGCCGCTCGCCGCGCACGAGGCGCCCATCCTGCGCACCTACCTCGAGGTCGCCGACATCGAGAAGGCTGCGAAGGAGGCGGAGGCCGCCGGAGCGCTCGTCGCCTACGGGCCGACGAAGCAGGGACAGCGCGGGACCTTCGCGATCGTGATCCAGGGCGGCGTGCAGCACGGGCTCTGGCAGCGGTAG
- a CDS encoding helix-turn-helix domain-containing protein, whose amino-acid sequence MLLLPTALVEAGRALSRGEPLRALGLVGRSEDALGLTLRGIAYAQLGDLELARRSLERALALTGEPLLRARARAARVEVALGEGDAATAAREARASADALAALGDARNAAMQRLVLARAEVLLGRLDEARRTVQEVLEAAPTADLQAVALLARAELALRAIAPSEARDALLSARRRLQEAPNPLLERELAALQQELSRPVARLLRAGALREVDLFAVEAAAGGDLVLVDACRRLVVAGPASCSLARRPILFSLLGLLARAWPAPVARDLLAAQAFDTRLVNDSYRARLRVEVGRLRKALASLGVEPVATREGYALTAAREVALLLPLSDGEAARLSLLLANGAAWSARGLAEHAGVSPRTAQRALAALVSSGAALRTGSGKQVRYARPGLPLASRLLLLGLVPQR is encoded by the coding sequence GTGCTCCTCCTTCCCACAGCGCTCGTCGAGGCCGGACGCGCGCTCTCGCGCGGCGAGCCGCTGAGGGCGCTGGGGCTCGTGGGGCGCAGCGAGGATGCGCTCGGGCTCACGCTGCGGGGCATCGCCTACGCGCAGCTCGGAGACCTGGAGCTGGCGAGGCGCTCGCTCGAGCGGGCGCTGGCACTCACGGGAGAGCCGCTCCTTCGCGCCCGGGCGCGCGCGGCGCGGGTGGAGGTCGCGCTGGGCGAGGGCGATGCAGCCACCGCTGCGCGCGAAGCACGTGCCTCGGCCGACGCGCTGGCGGCGCTCGGCGATGCCCGCAACGCGGCCATGCAGCGGCTCGTGCTCGCGCGCGCCGAGGTGCTGCTCGGCCGGCTCGACGAGGCGCGCCGCACGGTCCAGGAGGTGCTCGAGGCCGCGCCCACGGCGGACCTGCAGGCGGTCGCGCTGCTCGCCCGGGCGGAGCTCGCCCTGCGCGCCATCGCCCCGAGCGAGGCGCGCGACGCGCTCCTCTCGGCCCGCCGCAGGCTCCAGGAGGCTCCGAATCCGCTCCTCGAGCGCGAGCTCGCCGCGCTCCAGCAGGAGCTCTCGCGTCCCGTGGCGCGGCTGCTGCGGGCGGGCGCGCTGCGCGAGGTGGACCTCTTCGCCGTCGAGGCGGCAGCGGGAGGAGACCTCGTCCTCGTCGACGCCTGCCGGCGCCTCGTCGTCGCGGGCCCCGCGTCGTGCTCGCTCGCGCGCAGGCCCATCCTGTTCTCGCTGCTGGGCCTCCTGGCGCGCGCCTGGCCGGCGCCCGTCGCGCGCGACCTCCTCGCCGCGCAGGCCTTCGACACCCGCCTCGTCAACGACTCGTACCGCGCGCGGCTGCGCGTGGAGGTGGGCCGGCTGCGCAAGGCCCTGGCCTCGCTCGGCGTGGAGCCGGTGGCGACGCGGGAGGGCTACGCGCTCACCGCGGCGCGCGAGGTGGCGCTGCTCCTGCCGCTCTCGGACGGTGAGGCCGCGAGGCTCTCGCTGCTGCTCGCCAACGGCGCGGCGTGGTCGGCGCGCGGGCTCGCGGAGCACGCGGGCGTCTCGCCGCGCACCGCGCAGCGCGCGCTCGCCGCACTGGTGTCGAGCGGCGCCGCGCTCCGCACGGGAAGCGGGAAGCAGGTGCGCTACGCGCGGCCCGGCCTGCCGCTCGCGTCACGGTTGTTACTCCTGGGGCTCGTGCCGCAGCGTTAG
- a CDS encoding DUF899 domain-containing protein produces the protein MSQVQARVGEVEQRLRPAEVGREAWLEARKALLAREKAFTRERDALSAARRALPMVRVGKRYVFDGPEGPRTLAELFEGRRQLIVYHFMFGPDWEQGCRSCSYVADNFAGGLVHLAARDTAFAAISRAPLAKLRAFQQRMGWSFRWLSSAGSDFNYDFHVSFRPGELAAKEVEYNYARTSFPHSEAPGVSVFLREGDAVFHTYSTYARGLDLLMNTYNYLDLTPLGRQEDADAGGMAWVRHHDRYEGP, from the coding sequence ATGAGCCAGGTCCAGGCGAGGGTGGGTGAAGTGGAGCAGCGGTTGCGGCCGGCAGAGGTGGGCCGCGAGGCGTGGCTCGAGGCACGCAAGGCCCTGCTCGCGCGGGAGAAGGCCTTCACCCGCGAGCGCGATGCGCTGAGCGCCGCACGCCGCGCGCTGCCGATGGTGCGGGTGGGCAAGCGCTACGTCTTCGATGGACCCGAGGGGCCGCGCACGCTCGCGGAGCTCTTCGAGGGGCGGCGCCAGCTCATCGTGTACCACTTCATGTTCGGCCCCGACTGGGAGCAGGGCTGCAGGAGCTGCTCGTACGTCGCGGACAACTTCGCGGGCGGCCTCGTCCACCTCGCGGCGCGAGACACCGCCTTCGCGGCCATCTCCCGCGCGCCCCTCGCGAAGCTGCGCGCCTTCCAGCAGCGCATGGGCTGGAGCTTCCGGTGGCTCTCCTCCGCGGGCAGCGACTTCAACTACGACTTCCACGTGTCCTTCCGCCCCGGCGAGCTGGCGGCGAAGGAGGTGGAGTACAACTACGCGCGGACCTCGTTCCCGCACTCCGAGGCCCCGGGCGTGAGCGTGTTCCTGCGCGAGGGCGATGCGGTCTTCCACACCTACTCGACCTACGCGCGCGGGCTCGACCTGCTGATGAACACGTACAACTACCTGGACCTCACGCCGCTCGGCCGCCAGGAGGACGCGGACGCGGGAGGGATGGCGTGGGTGCGCCACCACGACCGGTACGAAGGGCCCTGA
- a CDS encoding VOC family protein, protein MTTPPAARPFHYSFYVRDLDEARRFYGTLLGCPEGRSTGTWVDFDFFGNQISCHLTGAMPVTRDTGKVDDVLVPMPHFGAVIGWDEFARLADRLSAAGTAFIIAPRLRYAGKPGEQMTMFFRDPAGNALEFKAFRREEEIFLDWVQAKADRA, encoded by the coding sequence ATGACGACCCCGCCCGCCGCCCGCCCGTTCCACTACTCCTTCTACGTGCGCGACCTGGACGAGGCGCGGCGCTTCTACGGCACGCTGCTCGGCTGCCCGGAGGGGCGCAGCACCGGCACCTGGGTGGACTTCGACTTCTTCGGCAACCAGATCTCCTGCCACCTCACGGGCGCGATGCCCGTCACGCGAGACACCGGCAAGGTGGACGACGTGCTCGTGCCGATGCCGCACTTCGGCGCCGTGATCGGCTGGGACGAGTTCGCGCGCCTCGCCGACCGGCTGAGCGCCGCAGGCACCGCCTTCATCATCGCGCCGCGCCTGCGCTATGCGGGCAAGCCCGGCGAGCAGATGACGATGTTCTTCCGCGACCCCGCGGGCAACGCGCTCGAGTTCAAGGCCTTCCGCCGCGAGGAGGAGATCTTCCTCGACTGGGTGCAGGCGAAGGCGGACCGCGCGTGA
- a CDS encoding FAD-dependent oxidoreductase, giving the protein MSAPEVVVVGGGVVGASVALHLAERGVRVRVLERGAVPGEGSTGRATGGFRAQFATEVNVRLSLLARETLRSFRERTGVDPGYEPVGYLWLARSAPVLETLRAAQRVQRAAGLTEAVELDREGIRAVNPGVVTDDVLAAAWCPTDGYVRPLEVLRGFTEAARRQGAVFTYGAEVVAVERSGERLTALRTRAGETVACGAVVNAAGAWAGALGALAGTAVPVAPLRRQVAMTVPTDALPPDVPMTIVADDGFHLRAREGRALYAWPTAGDPVDPWSCAVEPAWVAEAARKAGERVPALAGVPVDPARCWAGLYELSPDKLSILGRAPGLTNLWLANGSSGHGVMHSPALGRLLAELMVEGRATSIDPAVLRALRPERFDEEPVVVREIL; this is encoded by the coding sequence GTGAGCGCGCCCGAGGTCGTGGTGGTGGGCGGCGGCGTCGTCGGCGCGAGCGTGGCCCTCCACCTGGCCGAGCGCGGCGTGCGCGTGCGCGTGCTCGAGCGCGGGGCGGTGCCGGGGGAGGGGAGCACGGGCCGCGCCACCGGGGGCTTTCGCGCGCAGTTCGCCACCGAGGTGAACGTGCGGCTCTCGCTGCTCGCGCGCGAGACGCTGCGCAGCTTCCGCGAGCGCACCGGCGTGGACCCCGGCTACGAGCCAGTGGGCTACCTGTGGCTCGCGCGCTCGGCGCCGGTGCTCGAGACCCTGCGCGCCGCGCAGCGCGTGCAGAGGGCGGCGGGGCTCACCGAGGCGGTGGAGCTGGACCGCGAGGGCATCCGCGCCGTGAACCCCGGCGTCGTCACCGACGACGTGCTCGCCGCCGCCTGGTGCCCCACGGACGGCTACGTCCGGCCGCTCGAGGTGCTGCGCGGCTTCACCGAGGCGGCGCGGCGCCAGGGCGCGGTCTTCACGTACGGCGCGGAGGTGGTCGCGGTCGAGCGCTCGGGCGAGCGCCTCACGGCGCTGCGCACGCGCGCCGGCGAGACGGTGGCCTGCGGCGCCGTGGTGAATGCCGCGGGCGCCTGGGCCGGCGCGCTGGGTGCGCTCGCGGGCACCGCGGTGCCCGTGGCGCCGCTGCGCCGTCAGGTCGCGATGACGGTGCCCACGGACGCGCTGCCGCCGGACGTGCCGATGACCATCGTCGCCGACGACGGCTTCCACCTGCGCGCGCGCGAGGGCCGCGCGCTCTACGCCTGGCCCACCGCCGGAGACCCGGTGGACCCCTGGAGCTGCGCAGTGGAGCCCGCCTGGGTGGCCGAGGCCGCGCGCAAGGCGGGGGAGCGGGTGCCTGCGCTCGCGGGCGTGCCGGTGGACCCCGCGCGCTGCTGGGCGGGGCTCTATGAGCTCTCGCCCGACAAGCTCTCCATCCTCGGGCGCGCCCCCGGGCTCACGAACCTCTGGCTCGCCAACGGCAGCTCGGGGCACGGCGTCATGCACAGCCCCGCGCTGGGGCGCCTGCTCGCGGAGCTGATGGTCGAGGGGCGGGCGACGAGCATCGACCCCGCGGTGCTGCGCGCCCTGCGCCCCGAGCGCTTCGACGAGGAGCCGGTCGTGGTGCGAGAAATCCTGTGA
- a CDS encoding NAD(P)-dependent oxidoreductase: MIAFLGMGLLGSNFTRALRLKGHELNVWNRSPEKAQAVAAETGARAFTDPAEAVRGAERVHLTLSDDAAVDDVLERARPGLATGVVLVDHTTTTASGAKERIARWKERGVDFVHAPVFMGPQNARESTGTMLVSGDEAPLARVRPALEAMTGKLVHLGPRPEAAASMKLIGNMFLMFLTSGFADMLSLAKALEVAPADAAKLFEYFNPGATLGARMARMLSGSYSDPSWELAMARKDARLMQEEAARAGVPLAVLPAIASRMDEVIAEGHAHADWTVLGKDPLGK, translated from the coding sequence ATGATCGCCTTTCTCGGAATGGGACTGCTCGGCTCGAACTTCACCCGCGCGCTGCGCCTCAAGGGGCACGAGCTCAACGTCTGGAACCGCTCGCCCGAAAAGGCGCAGGCGGTGGCGGCGGAGACGGGGGCGAGGGCCTTCACGGACCCCGCGGAGGCCGTGCGCGGCGCGGAGCGCGTGCACCTCACGCTCTCCGACGATGCAGCCGTCGACGACGTGCTCGAGCGCGCACGCCCGGGCCTCGCGACCGGCGTGGTCCTGGTGGACCACACCACCACCACGGCGTCCGGGGCGAAGGAGCGCATCGCGCGCTGGAAGGAGCGCGGGGTGGACTTCGTGCACGCCCCCGTCTTCATGGGGCCGCAGAACGCGCGCGAGTCCACCGGTACCATGCTCGTCTCGGGAGACGAGGCCCCGCTCGCGCGCGTGCGGCCCGCCCTGGAGGCGATGACCGGCAAGCTCGTGCATCTGGGCCCGCGCCCGGAGGCGGCGGCGTCGATGAAGCTCATCGGCAACATGTTCCTCATGTTCCTCACCTCGGGCTTCGCGGACATGCTCTCGCTCGCGAAGGCACTGGAGGTGGCGCCCGCGGACGCCGCGAAGCTCTTCGAGTACTTCAACCCGGGCGCGACGCTCGGCGCGCGCATGGCGCGGATGCTGAGCGGCAGCTACTCGGACCCCTCGTGGGAGCTCGCCATGGCCCGCAAGGACGCACGCCTCATGCAGGAGGAGGCGGCGCGCGCCGGCGTCCCGCTCGCCGTGCTCCCGGCCATCGCGAGCCGCATGGACGAGGTCATCGCCGAGGGCCACGCGCACGCCGACTGGACGGTGCTCGGCAAGGACCCGCTCGGGAAGTAG
- a CDS encoding PLP-dependent aminotransferase family protein, protein MPSPLDIRLDRSAGTHLSEQIRLGVLAAIRSGALAPGARLPSWLALAAQLGVARGTVKAAYERLTDEQVIVASRPGGTRVADSPARAGLPVPAADAEAPPALYQHLLAGPAVFQMGVPASDGFPARLLARLRAHAARDEVAAPALYPDPRGEPALRREIAAHLALARGLGCRPSQVFVTAGFAGGLALALRVLGQEGSTCWMENPGFFQSRRALELARVTPVPVPVDAEGLDVAHATLHAPGAALALVTPGQQAPLGATLSLRRRVALLEWAQRTGAWILEDDYLGELQLERRAAPALASLDQRGRVLHLGSFSKTISPALRLGFVVVPQALEARFTETVMCLGSAPGPAVQHATAEFMRAGHYLRHLRRMKRVYAARGEALRAALERKGYSVHVGGLAAVLRLPEGAPDAAIAQEARRSGLAPEPLSRFFSPGSRASPGLLLGIATAPDAELPAACERLHRLIRKHCRLPSLWKG, encoded by the coding sequence ATGCCGTCCCCGCTCGACATCCGGCTCGATCGCTCGGCCGGGACCCACCTCTCGGAGCAGATCCGCCTCGGCGTGCTGGCGGCGATCCGCAGCGGGGCGCTCGCGCCCGGGGCGAGGCTGCCCTCGTGGCTCGCCCTCGCGGCCCAGCTGGGCGTGGCCCGCGGGACCGTCAAGGCCGCCTACGAGCGCCTGACCGACGAGCAGGTCATCGTCGCGTCGCGACCGGGGGGCACACGGGTGGCTGACTCCCCGGCGCGCGCGGGGCTGCCGGTGCCCGCCGCGGACGCCGAGGCGCCGCCCGCGCTGTACCAGCACCTGCTCGCCGGTCCTGCCGTCTTCCAGATGGGAGTCCCCGCATCGGACGGCTTCCCAGCCCGCCTGCTCGCCCGGCTGCGCGCGCACGCCGCGCGCGACGAGGTGGCCGCGCCCGCCCTGTACCCGGACCCGCGCGGGGAGCCGGCGCTGCGGCGGGAGATCGCCGCGCACCTGGCGCTCGCGCGCGGGCTCGGCTGCCGCCCCTCGCAGGTCTTCGTCACGGCGGGCTTCGCCGGTGGCCTCGCCCTCGCGCTGCGGGTGCTGGGGCAGGAGGGCAGCACCTGCTGGATGGAGAACCCCGGCTTCTTCCAGAGCCGCCGGGCGCTCGAGCTGGCCCGGGTGACGCCCGTGCCGGTGCCGGTGGACGCGGAGGGCCTCGACGTCGCCCACGCCACGCTGCACGCGCCCGGGGCGGCGCTCGCGCTGGTGACGCCGGGCCAGCAGGCGCCGCTGGGTGCGACGCTGTCGCTGCGCCGGCGGGTCGCGCTGCTCGAGTGGGCGCAGCGCACGGGCGCGTGGATCCTCGAGGACGACTACCTGGGGGAGCTGCAGCTCGAGCGGCGCGCCGCTCCGGCGCTCGCGTCCCTGGATCAGCGCGGCCGCGTCCTCCACCTCGGGTCGTTCAGCAAGACCATCAGCCCCGCGCTGCGGCTCGGCTTCGTCGTCGTGCCGCAGGCGCTGGAGGCGCGCTTCACCGAGACCGTCATGTGCCTCGGCTCCGCGCCCGGCCCCGCCGTGCAGCACGCCACCGCCGAGTTCATGCGCGCGGGGCACTACCTGCGGCACCTGCGGCGCATGAAGCGGGTCTACGCCGCGCGGGGCGAGGCGCTGCGGGCCGCGCTGGAGCGCAAGGGGTACTCCGTCCACGTCGGAGGCCTCGCCGCCGTGCTGCGGCTGCCCGAGGGCGCGCCGGATGCGGCGATCGCGCAGGAGGCGCGTCGCAGCGGGCTCGCGCCGGAGCCGCTCTCGCGCTTCTTCAGCCCGGGCAGCAGGGCGTCACCGGGCCTCCTGCTGGGCATCGCCACGGCGCCCGATGCGGAGCTCCCGGCGGCCTGCGAGCGCCTGCATCGGCTGATCCGCAAGCACTGCCGACTCCCAAGTCTCTGGAAGGGATGA
- a CDS encoding SRPBCC domain-containing protein, with protein sequence MIEIVEDATVELERLLPGPAERVWEHLTQPELLSQWLPVTRLEPREGGAVTLRPEGPHGPEVQGVITRWEPSRVLAFTWDEGDAPPSEVTLELHPEGEDTRLVLTHGRAERRVVAGPPGPRGRDLSVLAFPARIPPVRCLRRAA encoded by the coding sequence ATGATCGAGATCGTCGAAGACGCCACGGTGGAGCTCGAGCGGCTGCTGCCCGGCCCCGCCGAGCGCGTGTGGGAGCACCTCACGCAGCCCGAGCTGCTCTCGCAGTGGCTGCCCGTCACCCGGCTCGAGCCGCGCGAGGGCGGCGCCGTCACCCTGCGCCCCGAGGGTCCCCACGGCCCCGAGGTACAGGGCGTGATCACCCGCTGGGAGCCCTCCCGCGTGCTCGCCTTCACCTGGGACGAGGGCGATGCGCCCCCCTCGGAGGTGACCCTCGAGCTGCACCCGGAGGGGGAGGACACGCGCCTCGTCCTCACGCACGGGCGCGCCGAGCGCAGGGTCGTCGCGGGGCCTCCGGGACCGCGCGGCCGCGACCTCTCCGTCCTCGCCTTCCCGGCGCGCATCCCGCCCGTGCGCTGCCTGCGCCGCGCGGCCTGA
- a CDS encoding carboxymuconolactone decarboxylase family protein gives MSQRIDYQKVSPAGMKAIGSVYGHVMQSGLEAQLVDLVYLRVSQINGCAYCLDLHTRDLLKLGVPYEKLALVQAWREGGKVFSERERAALAWAETVTLVAQTGVPDADFRAASAVFGEKELVDLTIAIGLMNVYNRLAIGFRTPPEAAR, from the coding sequence ATGTCCCAACGCATCGACTACCAGAAGGTCTCCCCCGCCGGCATGAAGGCGATCGGCAGCGTCTACGGCCACGTGATGCAGTCCGGCCTCGAGGCCCAGCTCGTCGACCTGGTCTACCTGCGGGTGAGCCAGATCAACGGGTGCGCCTACTGCCTGGACCTGCACACGCGCGACCTGCTCAAGCTCGGGGTCCCCTACGAAAAGCTCGCGCTCGTCCAGGCCTGGCGCGAGGGCGGCAAGGTCTTCAGCGAGCGCGAGCGGGCAGCGCTCGCCTGGGCCGAGACGGTGACGCTGGTGGCCCAGACCGGCGTGCCCGACGCGGACTTCCGGGCCGCCTCGGCGGTCTTCGGCGAGAAGGAGCTGGTGGACCTGACCATCGCCATCGGGCTGATGAACGTCTACAACCGGCTCGCCATCGGCTTCCGCACCCCGCCCGAGGCGGCGCGCTAG
- a CDS encoding class I SAM-dependent methyltransferase: MHDPRIPVPPAETLGAYDVWAQAYDGFDNPLIAMTEHALDAAPLRVEGRRVVELGCGTGRNARRILSLGASAYVGVDGSPGMLARAQERLTGPRVRWLQAELSSPVPLPDGSADEVLLCLVLEHVAELGPLFREVQRLLAPGGSVRCLEIHPRLVERGTQAHFWHEGREYRLASYPHAAEAYVAAFDEAGLELGAVCEWYATQEAEARCAKLRKHRGLPVLLDVRASRP; encoded by the coding sequence ATGCACGACCCCCGCATTCCCGTTCCTCCCGCCGAGACCCTCGGCGCCTACGACGTGTGGGCGCAGGCCTACGACGGCTTCGACAACCCGCTCATCGCGATGACGGAGCACGCGCTCGACGCGGCTCCGCTGCGCGTGGAGGGCCGGCGCGTGGTGGAGCTCGGCTGCGGCACGGGACGCAATGCGCGCCGCATCCTGTCGCTCGGCGCGTCGGCCTACGTCGGCGTGGATGGCTCCCCCGGGATGCTCGCGCGCGCGCAGGAGCGCCTCACCGGGCCCCGCGTGCGCTGGCTGCAGGCGGAGCTCTCGAGCCCGGTGCCCTTGCCGGACGGGAGCGCGGACGAGGTGCTGCTCTGCCTCGTGCTGGAGCACGTCGCGGAGCTCGGGCCGCTCTTTCGCGAGGTGCAGCGGCTGCTCGCCCCCGGGGGCAGCGTGCGCTGCCTGGAGATCCACCCGCGCCTGGTGGAGCGGGGCACGCAGGCGCACTTCTGGCACGAGGGGCGCGAGTACCGCCTCGCGAGCTACCCCCACGCGGCGGAGGCGTACGTCGCAGCGTTCGACGAGGCCGGGCTCGAGCTGGGCGCCGTGTGCGAGTGGTACGCGACGCAGGAGGCCGAGGCGCGCTGCGCGAAGCTGCGCAAGCACCGCGGCCTCCCGGTGCTGCTGGACGTGCGCGCGTCGCGGCCCTGA
- a CDS encoding PQQ-binding-like beta-propeller repeat protein has translation MSKPDASAEVVREYIPLDDGRIHGVTFDGRLVWFARNDELVAFDPESEQVVRRFAVPGANAGTAFDGEHLYQLARGEILVLQPSDGRVVRRLPAPGQGQDTGMAWADGYLWVGQYASARIHKVDARTGAVVKTLASDRFVTGVSCVDGALWHAVSESGKPCELRRLAPDGTVQEAWSLPVEFVAGVEGNGAGGFWCAGERGTLRLVRKASARRGSAPG, from the coding sequence ATGAGCAAGCCTGACGCGAGTGCCGAGGTCGTCCGTGAGTACATCCCGCTCGACGACGGGCGGATCCACGGCGTCACCTTCGATGGGAGGCTCGTCTGGTTCGCGCGCAACGACGAGCTGGTCGCGTTCGATCCCGAGTCGGAGCAGGTGGTGCGGCGCTTCGCCGTGCCCGGAGCCAACGCCGGCACCGCGTTCGACGGAGAGCACCTCTACCAGCTCGCGCGCGGAGAGATCCTCGTGCTCCAGCCCTCGGACGGCCGCGTCGTCCGGAGGCTGCCTGCTCCCGGGCAGGGACAGGACACCGGGATGGCGTGGGCGGACGGCTACCTCTGGGTAGGCCAGTACGCGAGCGCGAGGATCCACAAGGTGGACGCGCGGACCGGCGCGGTGGTGAAGACGCTCGCGTCGGACCGCTTCGTCACCGGGGTGTCCTGCGTGGACGGTGCGCTCTGGCACGCCGTGAGCGAGAGCGGCAAGCCGTGCGAGCTGCGCCGCCTCGCCCCCGATGGAACGGTGCAGGAGGCGTGGTCGCTCCCGGTGGAGTTCGTGGCCGGCGTGGAGGGCAACGGCGCCGGGGGCTTCTGGTGCGCCGGAGAGCGCGGCACGCTGCGGCTGGTGCGGAAGGCCTCCGCTCGCCGCGGCAGCGCGCCGGGTTGA
- a CDS encoding HD domain-containing protein, protein MPSLALLDVTVPDSRLAREVAQLVRHTASDLLFHHSTRVYYWAALSGRRKGLAYDPELLYAAAMFHDLGLTSHFRQSRLRFEVDGANAARDFLRGHGIAEADVAKVWEAIALHTTPGIPELMHAEAALLQLGAGMDVTGRTYEQFTDEERAAVTAAHPRGSDFERELIDAFYEGLKHRPDSTFGTFNDDFLACKDPHFQRGDLCHLILHSPWTR, encoded by the coding sequence ATGCCCTCGCTCGCCCTGCTCGACGTGACCGTCCCGGACAGCCGCCTCGCGCGCGAGGTGGCGCAGCTCGTGCGCCACACCGCGAGCGACCTGCTCTTCCACCACTCCACCCGCGTCTACTACTGGGCCGCCCTGAGCGGGAGGCGCAAGGGGCTCGCGTACGACCCGGAGCTGCTCTACGCCGCCGCGATGTTCCACGACCTCGGGCTCACGTCCCACTTCCGCCAGAGCCGGCTGCGCTTCGAGGTGGACGGGGCGAACGCGGCGCGCGACTTCCTGCGCGGCCACGGCATCGCCGAGGCGGACGTGGCGAAGGTGTGGGAGGCCATTGCCCTGCACACCACGCCAGGCATCCCCGAGCTCATGCACGCGGAGGCCGCGCTGCTGCAGCTCGGCGCGGGCATGGACGTGACGGGCCGCACCTACGAGCAGTTCACGGACGAGGAGCGCGCGGCGGTGACCGCGGCGCATCCGCGTGGGAGCGACTTCGAGCGCGAGCTCATCGACGCGTTCTACGAGGGCCTGAAGCACCGCCCCGACAGCACCTTCGGCACCTTCAACGACGACTTCCTCGCGTGCAAGGACCCCCACTTCCAGCGCGGGGACCTCTGCCACCTCATCCTCCACTCGCCGTGGACGCGTTGA